The sequence GTGTGCTATTGGAGGCGTTATTGGTATATCGtgtaatttattaaaatggcTGCCATAAGCTGGTGGCGTACGGTGTcggaaaatgaatttgatcgCTACCTGTTGACGTTCGTATTTGGGCAAAAAATGCGCTTGTGCGCCCTTAGCTTTAGAGGGTGGCCACTCACCCGCATGGAATCAGAAGAAAATCTAGACAAAATTTGGGGAAATACTCGtggaattgaatgaattttaacattttaaaccaagaaattcCTTGGATTTATTTGTGGAATTTTTTGTTATAACAAGGAAAAATCTGGGAAAATTcggggaatttgtaaattggaCAAAAGTGACGACCCTGAATTCGCTGTTTAGCATCGCTATCAGTTGTAAAAAGATTCTTGCCCGCCCTTAGCTTTAGTGTTAATGACCTGATGCATAGGTTGatattttcttatgaatttcACTTGTTTTTCTATTGCAGGTCGTCGAGGGACCGAATTTCGTGGACCGACCCGATGAAAACTCCTCAGCATCAGCAGCCGTCCGATACAAACAACTCTCATGGATCACAGCAACAGCTCAACAATGATTTCCATCATCACTACCATCAGCCGagaccgcagcagcagcagcagcaccagcagcaccgTCGCAGTGATATATACCGTCCAACTTCCGATAATTTCCTCGCCAAACGTTTGTCCGCTACTCAACGACACAGCGATTTTTACCGTCCGAGTTTAGACAACTTGGTCGAAACAGTGCACCAGCGCGCCTCGGCTCGACTGAACGAAACCCGAGGTGGGGGCACCACCGCCAGCGCGAGTACCGATTCGTTAGACAACGTTAACAAAACTACTGCTGAAGACTGTCACATTCCATCCACGAAATCCGTGCCCGATATTAGTTCATCGTTTCAAAAAAGTAAACATTCGTCCGCAAGCCGAACCGAGGACGGTTCTACGGATAAGGTAGAAACGCGTTCCCCGATGGAGAGAGGTACTTACCGCGCTTTGAACGTTCATTCCGGATTCGATTTCGCGCCGACGGCTGGCAACGGTAAATTATGGGACCGCGACGATCCCGTCGAGAAGGAGCGTAAATCGCGACAACGTCAGACGCGAGTTTCGCTCGGTCAGATGGGTTATCGTAAAGTCGAGTTCAATCCGCCCGATTCGAACCGGCGCGTGAGCAGTTACGAATCGCGCTCGCCCCGCGGCGGCGCCGAACATTTATCGCGATCTAGTCCGAATTTACAACAACGCGAAGACGATACCTGTGATAATCCTCCGCCGATACCGCCGCGCGATACCCGTGATACGGTCAACACGCCCGCGACTGTTAGCACCGGTTACGAAAAAGACGATCCGCGCCACGCGCGATTCCCTTCGTGGTCGGAGAACCAGCATTTATCGTCATCGGTCGCGGGTTCCGCGTACGCGAAATCGAAACGACGTTCGTTTCAGCCGAACGCGTACGAATTACCGCACGAAAGATTATGTAAAAGCGAAGAATACGAACCACGGCGTTCGGTGGAAACGGTGATGAAGAGTTCGCCGCAGCCTCAGTACAAGAGCTCGGTTCAACGCGCCGTCGTTTCTAAGGTAGAATCTTCGTCCAACGCGCAGCAGCCGCCTAAACTCGGTAAAATGTCCGACGCTTTCGCGACCGCCGCGCTGCGTAAAGaagagacgaaattgatggAGACTTTCGAGAAACCGCCGAGCGACTTGTATCCTCGGTTCGACGCTTCGAGCTATCGATATCAACCGAATGAAGCGGAGGCGAAAATTTCCGATATCAATCGTCTGATTCGAGAGCCGAGTCCGCAGATAAATCCGCCGTCTTTAGAAAGCATGACCGATACCGAGAAGATCGAGGCACTGATCGATGAATACGAAGCGCTCAACGAGCGTCCGACGAGTTTAGAGGTCGCGTCGTCGCCCGTTCATAGTCGGCAGTCGTCCCGATCGTCGGGCACCGCGTCGCCGCTGAAACTAGCGACTAGTTACAGCGTCGTGCGGAGTCCGCTCGAAAAACCGGCGTCGTTCAATTTACCGTGGCCCCCTCCGCCGCCGCTCGAGCAGCAAGAAGGCGTTCACGGTAATCTGAAAATATTCCGCACGACGCCGAAGGTTTGTTACAACACGAGCACACAGACCGAGAATACATTGGATTCGCCCGATGGTAAAGATATGGTATTTTACGATTCCGATGTCGGCGTTCACGACGTTCAAACGCAAGTCAATCACGAATTATCGGACGTCGAAGATAACGTCTCCCGTACGATCGCGGTCGGTACGGACGACGACTCCGTTCTGAATTCGCCGTTCACCGAATCGCCGAGCCGCTCGCGGAGTTCTTACTCGCAATATTCGGAATTCGGTCAACACAACGCGATCCACGACGTTCGAAATACCGAATTGTTGAACGTCGACTTTCCGCGCGTGAGAGCTTCGCTCGCCGGTCCGGTATCGCACGTCGGCCAAACCGAGCCGTCGAACGAGTTGCGTAAGTCGGACGGCTATCAACAGTACAGCATGTCGGTCAATCGATTAAACGATACGAACAAGATTCAAGAAAACATCCGCGAAAAAAACATCAGCCAATCGAGCAACAGCATTTCGCAACGTAAACAAGATAATACGTTCAACGCCGGGGACGGGACGGCTCTCAGGCAGATCCATGACTATAGTATGAGTACGGCGCCGATGTTGCGCAAACTTTCCGAGGAATTCTTCATCCAGCAACAAAACGCCGCGATTCGACAACGACAAAATGAGAATCTACGCAAATCATGTCAGCAGAACGTCGTTGCCGAAGAACCGGACGGTAATCTGATCGGCTGCGTTAAGAGGAATTCGACGGAGGATATCGAAAATTTACGAAATAATAACACGGCCGCTGTTGAGGTCGCGGCGGAGCCTACGCACTTACAGCATCATCGACAACACCAACAAAAACTCTCCGAGCAATTACGATTCGAAGAAATCGAACTTCCGTGGGAAAAATCGAAGAAGCTGAAAAAGGAGAAGAAATACGGAAAAGACGGTGAGAAAAAGAAGAAGACGAATCCGTTCGACTTATTTAAGTCGTTCAACAAAAAACTGCGCGCGAATTCGGACTCGGATAAAAAACGGAATTCGTCTCAGTCGAGCGATTCGGATTTTACGTACGGAGCGATGAGAAGAACGGACAGCGAGAAGGCGCTTTATCGTAAACACGATGAGGCGCCACCTCCCGGGAAATTGAAGCGAGCGTCGTCGGAAACGTTTCGACCGATGAAAGAACGATTGAAATCCGCGAATCGCGACGAAGAAGAGATTCCCGTGTTCAATAGGGAGTCGATTTCGAGTCCGGTTTCGACGAAAACGACGACGCCGCCGACGAGAGAGACGGAGATGACGCGGGATGAAAGTTTCCGCGCCGAAAAACGTCATTATTCCGACCCGACGAAGGAGAATAAACGCGCGACGTCTTCGCGCAACGAACCCGACCGACGCCAGTGGTCGGATCCGGCGACGTCCGGTTACGAATCGAACGAAACGCTCGACAGCATCCAGCCGAGTATGAGCAGCTCGCGTAGCATCAGTCGACAGAGTTTAGAACCGTCGATCGTCGTCGGACTGTCGAAATATCACCGTCGCTCGCACATGGATTCGAGCAGCAGCATGCGATCGGAGGACAGCGTCGGTTCGAGCGAACGGTCGGCGTCGCGCGAGCATTTACACGCGATGAAAAACGCCACCGGCGCCGAAATCGCAACGACGTCGAAATCGCGTAAATCGTGGGACGGAATCCTCGACTCGGAACACGCGCGGATAGCGCTCGACCCGGCGATATCGGAGGAGAGCGGCGAGTACGTCGGGCCCGAGCGCCCGCGGTCATTGAGCACCGGTCAGAAACCGCTTAAAAACCAGTATATGCCGCGATTGAAATCGCCCAGCGGTCAAAGACTTATCTCGCCGAAGAGCGAACTCGAAGCCCTGTCTCCGTCTCCGAAAGAATTCCATCCGCGTCAGTCGCCGATTAATGTGCAATATATACTGAAAGATACTTTATCTCCGATGGACGTGCATACTGTCGTCAAACCGAGGCCGGAACCCCCGCCGGTGACGATGACACCGACATCAGCCCCGAAGCCCGCTGAATCGGTCGTCAATAATGAGAATCTCATTCAACCAGTACAAAAACAACCGATTCAAACTTGGGAAACGCGGGTAAGTTCTACGGTAAGACTTTACCCGGGCATGACCACTTTTTATTAACTCAGACAAAAATTAAATCAGTTTTGTGACTTTATAACGTATTTTTCTATCCTCAACTCGGAACAGTTTTGCTAGTCTATGTTCAACCAAGCTGCATGACTATTTGGTCAGTGTTCCCTGCTGAGGGATGATGAGCTGTTCGGTCTACGTTGACTTTTGATATTCTATTGTAAAAACTTTTGTTGTTAAATTGTAACTTAACAGGGCTTGATTATCCAGGGTTGAGCATAAGCTGGGTTATATCTGCCCTGCTTTTGTGTCAGTCCCGGATTTCAGTCAGATTTCAGCCACGGTTTAATCTATCATCAAACATACTTTATACTATGTAACATAACTGTTGCTAGCCATTAATGCATTGgtataatcaatttcatctgatAACAACTGGTGCTGTCTGTATTATACAGCCTAGCGTTTGTACTATTGTAATTAGAGATACATAATCGTTTAATTTCGTACCGCAAAAACCTTTTAGCACCAAATCTCGTGAAAATAATTGTTGAACAGATGACGCCTTGAAAGAGCTCGATGATTCTAGAATGAGTGCGGGCGTTTCTGCTCGTTCACACGCAAATCATAAATTCATGTACGTCTGAGTGCTTAATCTTGTTCtggtttgtttttttcaggACAATCTCAGTTTGAGCGACGAATCTAATAATGCCGACCAGATGATTAAAACTCCTCCTAGCAGTCCGTACGCCGACGTTACAAAgctttcttcacagaattctACAGCCGACAACAATAGCAGGTATTTATCTACACTTAAAGGTGATCATCGATCAATTTCAGATTTATTCTTCATTTACGGCGTAAATTAGTttcatgatttattgattgatttattagtCATTCACTTTTTATCTGTTTGCGTTGATATGGCCATTTTCACGTGCGGTACTTGCAAGCCGAGATAGCTGATTGGTTTGCGCTAAAGCCGGCGAGGTCGCCACTGTCTGGTCTACTTCATCGTTTTAAAAGTTGATTAATTGCTGATTATTCTAGTTAAGAAATGAAGAACTCGTTCTCGATTATTGACTGTAGTTCATTCACCTTTTTGCCTTTCTGTGATAGATAAACTGTTATTGGCGAAAACTTAGAATAGCATTTCTTAAGTTATCTGGTCACAATTCATGTTATCTCTCTTAGCCAGTGTTTGCTTGTGACCTGTTATTATTCCTTTAgagaaaaagaattatcaGCTCAGAAGCACTGGTTTCCCATAAAAGATTACGTAATAATGAGTATTTCcttcgagtactgtacccgttcctatggtttttgccaatattttctaaatttggattgatcgccaatgcCGGTGTTTCTATACGaccccggccctgcggtattgtgGCTCAGAAGCACTGGTTTCCCATAAAAGATTACGTAATAATGAGTATTTCcttcgagtactgtacccgttcctatggtttttgccaatattttctaaatttggattgatcgccaaaGCCGTtgtttctatacgacccggccctgcggtattgtgGCTCAGAAGCACTGGTTTCCTATAATAGATTACGTAATAATGAGTTTTTAGTTACGCAATATATGTAGCTTAGACCAGATCCGAATAGTTTGCTAATTGTGCGAAAAAATTTCCACAAACAAGTCCTAAACCAATGGTCTTGTTTCATGCGGTTTGTCGAGTTACTTTGTTGACATAATCTGCATAGTTGTGTTATTACAATCACCAGACTGCGATGTGAATGTATAAATAGTAACTTATCTAATATACACGATGACCGAATGACTTTCAACGTCGCTGTAACATTTAGGATTGATACAAATGTATCGCAGTCAAGTGTTCATAAACCTCAGGTAGGGACGAGAAAACAAACTtgaagtttattgacgccttcaAAAATAACGCATATTGCTTGATATTGTCGAtgataaataatatgatataaattatatcatgGTAATATTAcgaatgaagttattttggaattgaattgaccagcaaccagtctagccctgatatattgatgatctAGTGCACTTCCTctaaaaaaatagatattgaaatcatcaaGAATTTCGAAAAGgttatgaaatgtatttaattacaaaacaaacactaaaattcacaattgttaTCTTGAAAtgtcaatattgatgatgcACACGCCTACTAGGTACTACTGTgtgtaaacattattgtaacagtTTTACGGCatcaaaaaatcttttttaagaAATGGCCACGAAATATGCAATCTTTATTGAATTTAGAATTGGTGTTTTcccatttaaaaaaaatcatattttttcaaatcgtaAATAGCATATCTAGAATGTCATATGAATAAAGGGCATTCTTATCTAAGCTCTAGGTCCATGTGTTATCTAATCGGTTTTCGCGGAGAGAAAATGACATATTACGTGTTAAAATGAATCATATTTCATAAGGTGTTTTGTTAGTCAGTATGTTATTGTGTTGAGACTCTTCGAGGACTCTCAGATGTAACTGTCTGGAATGTCAATTCACCGGaaaaaaaatggaattttTGTAGCGCGTTCAAATCTTCAACACACTGTCTCCTATTGTCTGTATTACGAAGATAGCTTGAATAGAGATCATGGACATTCGCTGTTCTGTTTGGACACTGATAATCTTTGGATAGATACGGCCTAGTTCAAGAAAGGGGAATTTTACTTCTCGATGTAAAAATATGAATCCTTCTTTTCGCTGTCTTGTGTTTATGCAATCAAACTAAATGGCAACTAGATACAATATATTAGGACGCGGTTTAAGTTTGTTCGTGAATTGGAACGAACAGGACAGCGTTTTCGATGCGAAAAATGAAGCAAACAGGTAAATAGATCCGTTTAACCAATTGTACTGCCATCTATTGGGTTTTTTATGTACTGTTTGAGTTAAGGGGACGAATTGACCAGTGAGATTTCTTATCTACCGAAAATGACATTAACCGACACTTTCAGTTTAGTGAATTGAGATTTTGAAAGTCACTTAGCGTTATACGAGGGGCTATCATGTCTCCATTATCTGGCGACCTTTTAACGATATTTAATCAgtgaaattattcaaacttaaccttaatatttcaacattcatGTTGTGTGTAGTATGTGTAAAGGTTCTATTGAATGGTAGTCTAGCTTAAACATATCGTCGGTTTTGGAAAAATTTGCGCGAAATGGATTCGAACGTGACTCACTGTTTGCATTTCATTGTAACATATTAATTTATCAGTCAGCTGTTAATGGTCACAATAAACATTAGGGCAGATTCTATATGTTGATATGTGCTATGGAGAGATATGGTTATTAATGTATATAAGTGTTGCCGGTCGGAAGTTTCACTCTTAATATATACCGTGTTCTAAGGATTTTAGCCGTATAGGAATAATGAGACGATACAGTTGCTTTACGTACGCGAGTCCTTATTCGAGTCCAATTTCGAGTCCGCAGTCTAGTCCTTGTTCTAGTCCTCGTTTGAGGGCGAAATTATCTAGATCTCCGTCTAGACCGAGACGGTGAGATTCAATCGTACCTGTTCACGTATTTAGGtaatatttattctaatcctgtgattttaattttcgCTGTTTTCCAGTCGTATGCGGCACGAAGAAAGGAGTAAATCGGTCGACGATGCCTCGGCgccagtgctgccacctaggAAGTACTTGCAAGACGAAGAATGGGCCGAGACGTCGTCTTCGAACGCTTCGGAAAAATCCCCGGAGAAAGGTTCGTCGTCGTACGCCGCTCAGCTACGCCAACAAGCGAAACGATTCTCTCAACCGCAACAACCGGCGACATCGTCGACGGCGACCGCTCGTACGGGTGTTTACCGCTACAAAATGTTAGGATCTATGCCGGAAACGTCGTCCGTACGAACATCAGCTCATTTGGTGCAAAGTAAAAGTGAGTCGAGCGTTCCGTCGCAGTTGAGCGTCGATTTTCATCACAATCGACCGCTGCAGACGTCGTCGCCGGTTACGACGACGGCAGACGTCGACGAGTCGAACGACAGCCCGAAACTAGTGCGAACCCCGGAACGACGGTATTTAGAGACTTCATTTCCGGCGAGTCCGGAACTGCCCCTTCCACCTCCGCCTGTTGCTCGAGATGGTTATAATAGCTCGTATAACGAAGACGATATCCCATTACCGGAGCCGCCACCTCTTCCTGCTGACCCTCCTCCGAGCATTTCTACTCCGACCGATACAAATAGGTAAGTGCGAACGTTCCATTCAGTTTTCTCAATTCATAGATTTTCTGTTTTCCGGTAGTTAGAAATTATTGATCTAGGATTCGGTGCAGTTcatgtttgaaattttgaacgTTTTGAAATGGAAATGGGTCAATTCTAGGCCTTGAGTATCATGGAAAAATGTTGAATGGCATCAGTCATGCTGATTACAAGAATGCCTGGAAAATGTTGATTACAGGATTCCTGGCAATTGTATATAAGTCATGGATTCGGAGTCcttgaaaatcattaattaatgaGATAAACATTTAGGGCTAGGTCATGAGCACTATGAACCCTGTCAGTGTTTGATTTGCTTTGATTCcgtgaaatattgaatattacaCATTTGAATTCTCTGTACATCTGATCATcgattatattataatcaaaGATGACCACATGCGGTAGATCAGATATGTACATGTCTGATTCTATTAGTTTCGGTAATTACTACAAAGCTAGGCATTCGTTCAGATATTTCTGGAATACTCACCTGAAGAAGCACTGCATCTGCTGCTAGTTGATTTATTATTGCAAGGGGTTCAGTTAGATAACAATCATCAAGTAGGTTAGGAGAACATTTGGGATATGAAGGTAATCTATCTAGTCTTTGGTAGAGTTTATAAATAAGTTGTAAAAAGGTAATCTCGGTGTTTTGATGATCCAGGAGTTTGTTGCTTTTTAGGACTTGTCAATAAGTTAGATTTGAACTATTGAAGCCACCCCTGATCTTTATGGAATTTCTGTAATATCTAATACGCTGAATGCCAACAGGTTTCATGGCACTGGCACATCATGTTTATGTTTATGTAAGTGGAAATTTGATTACGTATCTTGGCCCATTGCCTGAGGGTTGGGTTTCTCTGCAGGTCAATTACCTATATCCACAACCTAAAtgccctggacccagttccacagtttagaGCTAGGATTTGACTCGAGAGTTACTgtaattctttgaaaatgacctgggtccagttccacagttctgagataagatttaactcaagaaagagttaactcattgaaaatgaactaactttaactcgcaactgtggaactggatcctggttaaggttttaagatttgatttttatggaaaatagaattcccctttgtccatgattttaatcatGTCGTGCATATCTAGGCCAACGCATtactaaaaataatgaagacaaactattttatctttttcctCATCTTCGGGTGTATATTTTTATCTCGAGAATGTTTATAAGTGGGAGTGTACTTTGATTTGGATCAAACAACTGCGCCAGTTCGAAACTACGAATGAATTCTTACTTCTATCTCTGTGCGAGAGGTAAAGGAGAAATATTCGAGTACAGTTTGAGAAATGGAGCACTGGGAAATAAAGGTATTTGAGAACTGTTGTAAATTACTGCAGCATACAACAACAACCTCATACTAAGAGCGGCGAGATATTTATACGCGCGGAGGTAAGTTTGACAGGTTAAGAGTGGCTTCTCTTCTCACCGGGATACCTGAAAGCACTGAGAGTTAGCAATCTGAAACTTGGCGCAGGTGCTTACCAAAAAACATTATCATTCTTTACCTGTACTTTGTTCAGCGCATGTTCATTCAGTCGGTTTATCCTCGAAGCCGCAGCCGTATTTTAAAGACCTCGGGTGATATTTTTTAGGAAGAAATTAAGAGGTTTCGCTATTTGATCACATGTGAAATTATCTGTTTATCTATTAAGTTTGTACACATTTCACCAGTCAACAGAGGATTAGACTGTTCTAATACGAGAATTTACTGACAAATACTTGAGTCATCATGAGGAAGGCAGATAATTTTTGCCGGATTTATTTACGTTTGTCTGCTTATGCCTCTAACGCTACCGGTATTCAGTTCTTGCCTTCTAATCGATGGTAGATCGGGAGTTGTAGGCTGGGGAAGAAAAGTGCGCGAACTAGGAAGTTTGTTAGGATTATAAATAAATCTGATGACCGCAAAGCAACTTTAGCGGTTTGAAAATATCTGCTCGATTTCGAGAGCAAATTACCGCGATTCTTCTGGGATGATTTTAATTTGCGTCGAATTTCGATAATCGATGACATGGTAAACATGCCGGGAGGAATTATGGACGAAACCGGCAAAAACGGAAATCATTTTCGAAAGTTGAAAAACGGTCGATTGTGGAAAACGATGGAAGTGatgtaagtttttttttttttaaaggatCCGCGACGATGTTTGTCGATCGTGAATCATATCATCGCCACTCTCACTCCCGGGGTTTTGCTCGCTCGTCACGCTTCCTTTTTTGGCTCTGCTCTACTACAGTCATCTCGTGTATATGTCACGATGAATATAAATCATCGGCGGTATTTCTGCGGTCAGCCGCCGCTGAATTCATCGCGCCATCACAGATGTCCCTTTCATGTGGTCATGTGGTTAACTCTAAATTTAATATCGACGTCAGATATTGGCAAGTTTTCATATATGTTATATTCCCCTGAAATATTTCCGtatgatttcattaattccgATTAATACGAATTTCGTTGAATTTCACAGTTTCCGCTGTAAGTCCTTTGTCGGTGTTTAATGAGGCTTTGTGATTTAAGTATTAATTAAAGGGACAGTTGGAGAGCTTTCTCAGCTGATGTTTGTTGTGAGCGGAGCCATCGTGATTACCGCCATTATCATGACGAACAATTGgctaattattttactaataaAAGTCTGCATTGAAAAACTGTGGGACAAACTTGTCACCACCATATCGCACCTACCTACCCTAAATCGGTTTAGTGAGATCACCCGCTGAGTCACGGATCAGTCTACTGTGAGTAAGGTTAGGTAGTTTCTATTGTGCGTCAACTCTGACCAGTTCATTTTGCCTTCAAAAAGATATTCGAAGTGTGAACTCAGTGAAATAATCCGGATTTGCAATAACACATACTGATTATTACACGTTAGCAATAGACAGTTATTTGGTAAGtgtttcagttatttcatatcACGCAAAAACAAT is a genomic window of Tubulanus polymorphus chromosome 5, tnTubPoly1.2, whole genome shotgun sequence containing:
- the LOC141906471 gene encoding uncharacterized protein LOC141906471 isoform X2; this encodes MPHKVFIRTVELLGENSMYAESVYERASNESSKAAEPVPPSGGGGGGIRKIELPKTGPDIGKPPVKHSDIPRSSRDRISWTDPMKTPQHQQPSDTNNSHGSQQQLNNDFHHHYHQPRPQQQQQHQQHRRSDIYRPTSDNFLAKRLSATQRHSDFYRPSLDNLVETVHQRASARLNETRGGGTTASASTDSLDNVNKTTAEDCHIPSTKSVPDISSSFQKSKHSSASRTEDGSTDKVETRSPMERGTYRALNVHSGFDFAPTAGNGKLWDRDDPVEKERKSRQRQTRVSLGQMGYRKVEFNPPDSNRRVSSYESRSPRGGAEHLSRSSPNLQQREDDTCDNPPPIPPRDTRDTVNTPATVSTGYEKDDPRHARFPSWSENQHLSSSVAGSAYAKSKRRSFQPNAYELPHERLCKSEEYEPRRSVETVMKSSPQPQYKSSVQRAVVSKVESSSNAQQPPKLGKMSDAFATAALRKEETKLMETFEKPPSDLYPRFDASSYRYQPNEAEAKISDINRLIREPSPQINPPSLESMTDTEKIEALIDEYEALNERPTSLEVASSPVHSRQSSRSSGTASPLKLATSYSVVRSPLEKPASFNLPWPPPPPLEQQEGVHGNLKIFRTTPKVCYNTSTQTENTLDSPDGKDMVFYDSDVGVHDVQTQVNHELSDVEDNVSRTIAVGTDDDSVLNSPFTESPSRSRSSYSQYSEFGQHNAIHDVRNTELLNVDFPRVRASLAGPVSHVGQTEPSNELRKSDGYQQYSMSVNRLNDTNKIQENIREKNISQSSNSISQRKQDNTFNAGDGTALRQIHDYSMSTAPMLRKLSEEFFIQQQNAAIRQRQNENLRKSCQQNVVAEEPDGNLIGCVKRNSTEDIENLRNNNTAAVEVAAEPTHLQHHRQHQQKLSEQLRFEEIELPWEKSKKLKKEKKYGKDGEKKKKTNPFDLFKSFNKKLRANSDSDKKRNSSQSSDSDFTYGAMRRTDSEKALYRKHDEAPPPGKLKRASSETFRPMKERLKSANRDEEEIPVFNRESISSPVSTKTTTPPTRETEMTRDESFRAEKRHYSDPTKENKRATSSRNEPDRRQWSDPATSGYESNETLDSIQPSMSSSRSISRQSLEPSIVVGLSKYHRRSHMDSSSSMRSEDSVGSSERSASREHLHAMKNATGAEIATTSKSRKSWDGILDSEHARIALDPAISEESGEYVGPERPRSLSTGQKPLKNQYMPRLKSPSGQRLISPKSELEALSPSPKEFHPRQSPINVQYILKDTLSPMDVHTVVKPRPEPPPVTMTPTSAPKPAESVVNNENLIQPVQKQPIQTWETRDNLSLSDESNNADQMIKTPPSSPYADVTKLSSQNSTADNNSSRMRHEERSKSVDDASAPVLPPRKYLQDEEWAETSSSNASEKSPEKGSSSYAAQLRQQAKRFSQPQQPATSSTATARTGVYRYKMLGSMPETSSVRTSAHLVQSKSESSVPSQLSVDFHHNRPLQTSSPVTTTADVDESNDSPKLVRTPERRYLETSFPASPELPLPPPPVARDGYNSSYNEDDIPLPEPPPLPADPPPSISTPTDTNSYSSESYMSNRTQRVPVGGFAGNYRRSSSSSGVPIATNVSTSIPTDNPITSRAPASHPFNNTDARNYDSGSMSTDSDDSEGRRQPVRDLAANFEKQPRRFHTPEREAAKPRNPNRSHVAVLTAKFGGSYENLTRSNESLSSSNENICDNKQTLLNAKRHVEPPPVAAKTTPSRQPLTPHRQNGSYNNGHAERTDVSTPARQMAPADTATSHNNDAATPAIVHVRQKSQEEIDCDQHAKILANELKKKDRKLSEVISPPQYHKTTKDYMGDLYNNTDNIPTRRISIGTPNSRYSVAKPENSPSHSSQLPSSPFATGTLNDDDIRQNLKDEFNTLSLDQKKEELIIRINKKLESLSEVRNSLEDDIAENNNLEKDISRLVEERCKNHRELEKYQSFVGELDKILHLLLKLSGRLARSENAVLGLPNDADPKEKASLVSKRDKLKQQLEDARKLKEGIDRREVQVSGFLKNYLNDEEFADFEHLVKMKSKITLEQQEIDDKVNVGTEQLKALKKSMSHHGDMDDIY
- the LOC141906471 gene encoding uncharacterized protein LOC141906471 isoform X3 yields the protein MKTYGVFYITAQSQVLYLKRASNESSKAAEPVPPSGGGGGGIRKIELPKTGPDIGKPPVKHSDIPRSSRDRISWTDPMKTPQHQQPSDTNNSHGSQQQLNNDFHHHYHQPRPQQQQQHQQHRRSDIYRPTSDNFLAKRLSATQRHSDFYRPSLDNLVETVHQRASARLNETRGGGTTASASTDSLDNVNKTTAEDCHIPSTKSVPDISSSFQKSKHSSASRTEDGSTDKVETRSPMERGTYRALNVHSGFDFAPTAGNGKLWDRDDPVEKERKSRQRQTRVSLGQMGYRKVEFNPPDSNRRVSSYESRSPRGGAEHLSRSSPNLQQREDDTCDNPPPIPPRDTRDTVNTPATVSTGYEKDDPRHARFPSWSENQHLSSSVAGSAYAKSKRRSFQPNAYELPHERLCKSEEYEPRRSVETVMKSSPQPQYKSSVQRAVVSKVESSSNAQQPPKLGKMSDAFATAALRKEETKLMETFEKPPSDLYPRFDASSYRYQPNEAEAKISDINRLIREPSPQINPPSLESMTDTEKIEALIDEYEALNERPTSLEVASSPVHSRQSSRSSGTASPLKLATSYSVVRSPLEKPASFNLPWPPPPPLEQQEGVHGNLKIFRTTPKVCYNTSTQTENTLDSPDGKDMVFYDSDVGVHDVQTQVNHELSDVEDNVSRTIAVGTDDDSVLNSPFTESPSRSRSSYSQYSEFGQHNAIHDVRNTELLNVDFPRVRASLAGPVSHVGQTEPSNELRKSDGYQQYSMSVNRLNDTNKIQENIREKNISQSSNSISQRKQDNTFNAGDGTALRQIHDYSMSTAPMLRKLSEEFFIQQQNAAIRQRQNENLRKSCQQNVVAEEPDGNLIGCVKRNSTEDIENLRNNNTAAVEVAAEPTHLQHHRQHQQKLSEQLRFEEIELPWEKSKKLKKEKKYGKDGEKKKKTNPFDLFKSFNKKLRANSDSDKKRNSSQSSDSDFTYGAMRRTDSEKALYRKHDEAPPPGKLKRASSETFRPMKERLKSANRDEEEIPVFNRESISSPVSTKTTTPPTRETEMTRDESFRAEKRHYSDPTKENKRATSSRNEPDRRQWSDPATSGYESNETLDSIQPSMSSSRSISRQSLEPSIVVGLSKYHRRSHMDSSSSMRSEDSVGSSERSASREHLHAMKNATGAEIATTSKSRKSWDGILDSEHARIALDPAISEESGEYVGPERPRSLSTGQKPLKNQYMPRLKSPSGQRLISPKSELEALSPSPKEFHPRQSPINVQYILKDTLSPMDVHTVVKPRPEPPPVTMTPTSAPKPAESVVNNENLIQPVQKQPIQTWETRDNLSLSDESNNADQMIKTPPSSPYADVTKLSSQNSTADNNSSRMRHEERSKSVDDASAPVLPPRKYLQDEEWAETSSSNASEKSPEKGSSSYAAQLRQQAKRFSQPQQPATSSTATARTGVYRYKMLGSMPETSSVRTSAHLVQSKSESSVPSQLSVDFHHNRPLQTSSPVTTTADVDESNDSPKLVRTPERRYLETSFPASPELPLPPPPVARDGYNSSYNEDDIPLPEPPPLPADPPPSISTPTDTNSYSSESYMSNRTQRVPVGGFAGNYRRSSSSSGVPIATNVSTSIPTDNPITSRAPASHPFNNTDARNYDSGSMSTDSDDSEGRRQPVRDLAANFEKQPRRFHTPEREAAKPRNPNRSHVAVLTAKFGGSYENLTRSNESLSSSNENICDNKQTLLNAKRHVEPPPVAAKTTPSRQPLTPHRQNGSYNNGHAERTDVSTPARQMAPADTATSHNNDAATPAIVHVRQKSQEEIDCDQHAKILANELKKKDRKLSEVISPPQYHKTTKDYMGDLYNNTDNIPTRRISIGTPNSRYSVAKPENSPSHSSQLPSSPFATGTLNDDDIRQNLKDEFNTLSLDQKKEELIIRINKKLESLSEVRNSLEDDIAENNNLEKDISRLVEERCKNHRELEKYQSFVGELDKILHLLLKLSGRLARSENAVLGLPNDADPKEKASLVSKRDKLKQQLEDARKLKEGIDRREVQVSGFLKNYLNDEEFADFEHLVKMKSKITLEQQEIDDKVNVGTEQLKALKKSMSHHGDMDDIY